In one window of Streptomyces sp. FXJ1.172 DNA:
- a CDS encoding sigma-70 family RNA polymerase sigma factor: MGDSTATADLDVALEKHRTELTGYCYRMLGSSFEAEDAVQDTLVRAWRSYEKFEGRSSLRSWLYRIATNVCLDMLTAGSKRARPMDLTDSTPLAQAALSPRPDSTWLEPMPDARVLPAVQDPAEAAVAKETVRLAFMAALQQLPPKQRAVLILREVLAWKASEVAELLGTTVASVNSALQRARATLAEHAAAGPEGAVSDPLDEEQQKLLERYVKAFEGYDMTALTALLHEDAVMTMPPFDLWLRGTADITGFMTTLGASCAGSRLLPVRANGLPGFAHYKPDPDKGGFSPWAVQILEISDGRITGFHCFLDTQRWFPLFDLPLHLEGEPDQDHKGQ; the protein is encoded by the coding sequence ATGGGTGACAGCACGGCGACGGCGGACCTGGACGTCGCACTGGAGAAGCACCGGACCGAACTGACCGGGTACTGCTACCGGATGCTCGGCTCCTCCTTCGAGGCCGAGGACGCGGTGCAGGACACCCTGGTGCGGGCCTGGCGGAGCTACGAGAAGTTCGAGGGCCGTTCCTCCCTGCGCTCGTGGCTGTACCGGATCGCGACGAATGTGTGCCTGGACATGCTGACGGCGGGCAGCAAACGGGCGAGGCCGATGGATCTGACCGACTCGACCCCGCTCGCCCAGGCGGCGCTCTCCCCCCGCCCGGACAGCACCTGGCTGGAGCCGATGCCGGACGCGCGCGTGCTGCCGGCGGTGCAGGACCCGGCGGAGGCGGCCGTCGCCAAGGAGACCGTCCGGCTCGCGTTCATGGCGGCGCTGCAGCAACTGCCGCCCAAGCAACGGGCAGTGCTGATCCTGCGCGAGGTGCTGGCCTGGAAGGCGAGCGAGGTCGCCGAGCTGCTGGGCACCACGGTCGCCTCGGTCAACAGCGCGCTCCAGCGGGCCCGGGCCACACTCGCCGAGCACGCGGCCGCGGGCCCCGAGGGCGCGGTGTCGGACCCGCTGGACGAGGAGCAGCAAAAACTCCTGGAGCGGTACGTCAAGGCCTTCGAGGGCTACGACATGACGGCCCTGACGGCGCTGCTCCACGAGGACGCCGTCATGACGATGCCGCCGTTCGACCTGTGGCTGCGCGGTACGGCGGACATCACGGGCTTCATGACCACCCTCGGCGCCTCCTGTGCCGGCTCCCGCCTGCTGCCGGTCCGGGCCAACGGCCTGCCGGGGTTCGCGCACTACAAGCCGGATCCGGACAAGGGCGGGTTCAGTCCCTGGGCGGTGCAGATCCTGGAGATCTCAGACGGCCGGATCACCGGTTTCCACTGCTTCCTCGACACCCAGCGCTGGTTCCCCCTCTTCGACCTGCCCCTCCACCTCGAAGGAGAGCCCGACCAGGACCACAAGGGCCAGTAG
- a CDS encoding STAS domain-containing protein, whose amino-acid sequence MSSAPPAGLPDVDAKEPAVLVLPGPVSRDDVAGLCTAARALLEGGGPERVVVCDVGGLGPPGLAHIDLLARLELTARRAGGRIRLRDPDPALLALVVLVGLSFEVEGQVEEGEPALGVEEAVETGDPAV is encoded by the coding sequence ATGAGTTCCGCCCCTCCGGCGGGTCTACCGGACGTGGACGCCAAGGAACCCGCCGTGCTCGTGCTGCCCGGCCCCGTCAGCCGTGACGACGTGGCCGGGCTGTGTACCGCCGCGCGGGCGCTGCTGGAGGGCGGCGGCCCGGAGCGCGTCGTCGTGTGTGATGTGGGTGGGCTGGGGCCGCCCGGGCTCGCCCACATCGATCTGCTGGCGCGGCTGGAGCTGACCGCCCGCCGGGCCGGCGGGCGGATACGGCTGCGGGATCCCGACCCGGCGCTACTGGCCCTTGTGGTCCTGGTCGGGCTCTCCTTCGAGGTGGAGGGGCAGGTCGAAGAGGGGGAACCAGCGCTGGGTGTCGAGGAAGCAGTGGAAACCGGTGATCCGGCCGTCTGA